One Micromonospora sp. FIMYZ51 genomic window carries:
- a CDS encoding DUF5318 domain-containing protein, whose translation MRTQRQVVDYSLRKRAVLRELLAGRVGTYDLCDASPYLKNAARFHGEPTDQRCPICRSENLTHVHYIYGDELKQSAGQARTVAELSVLAMTLREFQVFVVEVCLGCDWNHLVEQYLLGRDGLTGGTDGESEQQTASGVAAASGAGARRRREAQR comes from the coding sequence ATGCGTACGCAGCGCCAGGTGGTCGACTACTCGCTCCGAAAGCGAGCGGTGCTGCGTGAACTCCTCGCCGGACGTGTCGGCACCTATGACCTGTGCGATGCGTCTCCCTACCTGAAGAACGCGGCTCGCTTTCACGGGGAACCCACTGACCAGCGGTGTCCGATCTGCCGGAGTGAGAACCTCACCCACGTCCACTACATTTACGGAGACGAACTCAAGCAGTCCGCCGGCCAGGCCCGTACAGTGGCCGAGTTGTCCGTGCTGGCGATGACGCTGCGTGAGTTCCAGGTCTTCGTGGTGGAGGTGTGCCTCGGCTGTGACTGGAACCATCTCGTCGAGCAGTACCTGCTCGGGCGGGACGGGCTGACCGGTGGCACCGACGGCGAGTCGGAGCAGCAGACGGCGAGCGGCGTGGCCGCCGCCAGCGGAGCAGGTGCGCGACGAAGGCGAGAGGCGCAACGGTGA
- a CDS encoding PadR family transcriptional regulator, whose translation MLELAILGLLQEAPMHGYELRKELTAKLGAIRAAISYGSLYPTLRRLQAAGWIAEAAETPATAEEVPALTSRRGRVVYTITAEGKERFAQLIAQTGPETYGDTGFGVHFAFFSRTDQATRLRILEGRRRTIEERREGLRDMLGRAAERLDAYTLELQRHGLEACEREVRWLEELIANERSGRAPTVPQDGTAGGRREDNSPPPPGESRKERP comes from the coding sequence GTGCTCGAACTCGCCATCCTCGGCCTGTTGCAGGAGGCTCCGATGCACGGCTACGAGCTGCGCAAGGAGCTCACCGCCAAGCTCGGGGCGATCCGGGCGGCCATCAGCTACGGCTCGCTCTACCCCACCCTGCGCCGGCTTCAGGCGGCGGGCTGGATCGCCGAGGCCGCCGAGACACCCGCCACCGCCGAGGAGGTTCCCGCGCTGACCAGCCGACGAGGTCGGGTGGTCTACACCATCACCGCGGAGGGCAAGGAACGCTTCGCTCAGCTCATCGCACAGACCGGGCCGGAGACGTACGGCGACACCGGTTTTGGTGTGCACTTCGCGTTCTTTTCCCGAACCGACCAGGCGACCCGGCTACGCATCCTGGAAGGTCGCCGCCGCACCATCGAGGAACGCCGCGAGGGACTTCGCGACATGCTGGGCCGGGCGGCCGAGCGCCTCGACGCGTACACGCTGGAGCTGCAACGCCACGGCCTGGAGGCCTGTGAGCGTGAGGTCCGCTGGCTGGAGGAGCTCATCGCCAACGAGCGCTCCGGCCGTGCCCCGACGGTCCCGCAGGACGGGACGGCCGGCGGCCGACGAGAAGACAACAGCCCGCCTCCGCCTGGAGAGTCCAGGAAAGAGCGGCCGTGA